From Nomascus leucogenys isolate Asia chromosome 15, Asia_NLE_v1, whole genome shotgun sequence, a single genomic window includes:
- the PANX3 gene encoding pannexin-3 — translation MSLAHTAAEYMLADALLPDRRGPRLKGLRLELPLDRIVKFIAVGSPLLLMSLAFAQEFSSGSPISCFSPSNFSIRQAAYVDSSCWDSLVHHEQDRPGQDKMKSLWPHKALPYSLLALALLMYLPVLLWQYAAVPALSSDLLFIISELDKSYNRSIRLVQHMLKIRQKSSDPYVFWDELEKARKERYFEFPLLERYLACKQRSHSLVATYLLRNSLLLIFTSATYLYLGHFHLDVFFQEEFSCSIKTGLLSDETHVPSLITCRLTSLSVFQIVSLSSIAIYTILVPVIIYNLTRLCRWDKRLLSVYEMLPAFDLLSRKMLGCPINDLNVILLFLRANISELISFSWLSVLCVLKDTTTQKHNIDTVVDFMTLLAGLEPSKPKHLTNSACDEHP, via the exons ATGTCACTTGCACACACAGCTGCAGAGTACATGCTCGCGGATGCCCTGCTGCCTGACCGCAGGGGCCCCCGCCTCAAAGGACTGCGCCTGGAACTGCCCCTGGACCGGATAGTCAAGTTCATAGCTGTGGGCTCCCCCTTGTTGCTGATGTCCTTGGCATTCGCCCAGGAGTTCTCCTCTG GGTCTCCGATCAGCTGCTTCTCTCCCAGTAACTTCAGCATCCGGCAGGCAGCCTACGTGGACAGCTCCTGCTGGGACTCATTGGTTCACCATGAGCAGGACAGGCCTGGCCAGGACAAGATGAAATCTCTCTGGCCCCACAAG GCCCTCCCTTACTCCCTGCTGGCCCTGGCCTTGCTCATGTACCTGCCGGTGCTGCTGTGGCAGTATGCAGCTGTGCCAGCCCTCAGCTCTGATCTGCTGTTCATCATCAGCGAACTGGACAAATCCTATAATCGCTCCATCCGCCTGGTGCAGCACATGCTGAAGATCCGGCAGAAGAGCTCCGACCCCTATGTGTTCTGGGATGAGCTGGAGAA GGCTCGGAAAGAACGATACTTTGAATTCCCTTTGCTAGAGCGGTACCTGGCATGTAAGCAGCGTTCACATTCACTAGTGGCTACCTACCTCCTGCGGAACTCCCTCTTGCTCATCTTCACCTCCGCCACTTACCTATACCTTGGTCATTTCCATCTGGATGTCTTCTTCCAGGAAGAATTCAGCTGCTCCATCAAGACAGGGCTGCTAAGTGATGAGACCCATGTCCCCAGTCTGATCACATGCAGGCTGACATCACTGTCCGTTTTCCAGATTGTTAGCCTCTCCAGTATAGCAATATACACCATATTGGTTCCAGTGATAATATACAACCTCACACGGCTATGTCGGTGGGACAAACGACTCTTATCTGTCTATGAGATGCTCCCAGCTTTTGATCTCCTCAGCAGAAAGATGCTAGGATGTCCCATCAATGACCTCAATGTGATCCTTCTTTTCCTCCGAGCTAACATCTCTGAGCTCATCTCTTTTAGCTGGCTGAGTGTCTTATGTGTGTTAAAGGATACAACCACCCAGAAGCACAATATTGACACAGTAGTTGATTTTATGACTTTATTGGCTGGCTTAGAACCCTCAAAACCCAAACACCTCACCAACTCGGCATGTGATGAACACCCATAG